The following proteins come from a genomic window of Thermus sp. LT1-2-5:
- the dcd gene encoding dCTP deaminase, which yields MIKPDWWIREMAQKGMIEPFEERLVREGVISYGLSSFGYDLRAAPEWKIFTNVFSTVVDPKRFDERSFVEYEGEEVIIPPNSFALTRSIEYIRMPENVIAIALGKSTYARCGIVANVTPLEPGWEGHVTLEISNTTPLPAKVYAGEGIVQIVFLEGPRPEVTYKDRKGKYQGQKGITLPRV from the coding sequence ATGATTAAGCCGGACTGGTGGATCCGGGAGATGGCCCAAAAGGGAATGATCGAACCCTTTGAGGAAAGGCTCGTGCGGGAAGGGGTCATAAGCTACGGCCTTTCCTCCTTCGGCTACGACCTAAGGGCCGCTCCGGAGTGGAAGATCTTCACCAACGTCTTCTCCACCGTGGTGGACCCGAAGAGGTTCGACGAGCGGAGCTTCGTGGAGTACGAGGGGGAAGAGGTCATCATCCCCCCCAACTCCTTCGCCCTCACCCGGAGCATCGAGTACATCCGCATGCCGGAAAACGTCATCGCCATCGCCCTGGGCAAGAGCACCTACGCCCGTTGCGGCATCGTGGCCAACGTCACCCCCTTGGAGCCAGGCTGGGAGGGCCACGTCACCCTGGAAATCTCCAACACCACCCCCCTCCCCGCCAAGGTCTACGCCGGGGAAGGCATCGTGCAGATCGTCTTCCTGGAAGGTCCCAGGCCCGAGGTCACCTACAAGGACCGCAAGGGGAAGTACCAGGGGCAAAAGGGCATTACCCTGCCCCGGGTGTAG